A genomic window from Cetobacterium somerae ATCC BAA-474 includes:
- a CDS encoding molybdopterin-binding protein, whose product MKTVKTIDAAGMILCHDITKIVPGEFKGVAFKKGHIIQSEDIPELLKLGKDNLYVWEHQEGTLHENDAAIRIKEHIAGEGLDFSPIKEGKIDFIANIDGLLKVDVAELLKINSLGEIIVSTLHNNTPIKKGTKVAGTRVIPLVINEDKIIEMENISKENIIKILPIKSKKIAIITTGNEVFYGRIQDKFGPILTKKVEEYGCEVVYHAFSSDEKEMIKEKIQEALDSEAELILCTGGMSVDPDDRTPLAIREMGGELITYGSPVLPGAMLLLAYHGDRAILGLPGCVMHSKRTAFDLVLPRILADEKITFEDIASYGHGGLCLDCPICTFPHCSFGK is encoded by the coding sequence ATGAAAACTGTTAAAACTATTGATGCTGCTGGTATGATTTTATGCCATGATATCACAAAAATTGTTCCTGGAGAATTTAAAGGGGTAGCCTTCAAAAAAGGTCATATTATACAATCAGAGGATATTCCAGAGCTTTTAAAACTAGGAAAAGACAACCTTTACGTATGGGAGCATCAAGAGGGAACTTTACATGAAAATGATGCTGCAATTAGAATAAAAGAACATATTGCTGGTGAAGGCTTAGATTTTTCACCAATAAAAGAGGGAAAAATAGATTTTATTGCAAATATTGATGGACTTTTAAAAGTTGATGTAGCTGAATTACTAAAAATAAATAGTCTAGGAGAAATTATTGTATCTACTTTACACAATAACACACCCATAAAAAAGGGAACAAAAGTAGCTGGAACAAGAGTTATTCCTCTAGTTATTAATGAAGATAAAATCATAGAGATGGAAAATATCTCAAAAGAAAATATTATTAAAATTTTACCAATCAAATCAAAAAAAATAGCTATCATAACCACTGGAAATGAGGTTTTCTACGGAAGAATTCAAGATAAATTCGGTCCTATTCTAACTAAAAAAGTTGAAGAATATGGATGCGAAGTTGTTTATCATGCATTCTCTTCAGATGAAAAAGAGATGATAAAAGAGAAAATACAAGAAGCACTAGATAGCGAGGCTGAACTTATTCTTTGTACAGGTGGTATGTCTGTAGATCCCGATGATAGAACTCCTCTTGCTATAAGAGAGATGGGTGGAGAGTTAATAACTTATGGTTCCCCTGTTTTACCTGGAGCTATGTTGCTTTTAGCTTATCATGGAGATAGAGCTATCTTAGGTTTACCTGGTTGTGTTATGCACTCTAAAAGAACTGCTTTTGATTTAGTTTTACCTAGAATTTTAGCCGATGAAAAAATAACTTTTGAAGATATTGCTTCTTATGGTCATGGGGGACTATGTCTTGACTGCCCAATCTGTACTTTTCCACATTGTTCTTTTGGAAAATAA
- a CDS encoding YlmH/Sll1252 family protein, whose translation MNKKYFFNLFPNEDEFLIASIWEDLSLCLEIDYPVYGSIFLPPQIWTKLHDVCESINLDVLTLGLTPYSEKQLVIFTPKNFNFSHLEEVVTYFKIDASNKFKILYHKDFLGTIMGLGLKRETLGDIIVKDNIGYCIATNDIFNIIKNNLEQINTIPIKISTISTSQVPQLEFKEITDTVSSFRLDSIIASIANSSRNISTNLIESGDVLVNYNTEKSKNKIVNIGSVITIRKKGKFILEKNLGENKKGKFKILIKQYI comes from the coding sequence ATGAATAAAAAATATTTTTTTAACCTTTTTCCAAATGAAGATGAGTTTCTGATAGCTTCTATTTGGGAGGATTTATCGTTATGTTTAGAAATTGATTATCCTGTTTATGGCTCTATTTTTTTACCTCCACAAATCTGGACAAAACTTCATGACGTTTGTGAATCAATTAATTTAGATGTGCTTACTTTAGGTTTAACTCCTTATAGTGAAAAACAGTTAGTAATTTTCACACCAAAAAACTTTAATTTTTCACATTTAGAAGAAGTTGTTACTTATTTTAAAATTGATGCTTCTAACAAATTTAAAATTTTGTACCATAAAGATTTTTTGGGGACTATTATGGGGCTTGGACTTAAACGAGAAACTTTAGGTGATATTATCGTTAAAGATAACATCGGTTATTGCATAGCTACAAATGATATTTTTAATATTATAAAAAATAATCTTGAGCAAATAAATACTATTCCTATAAAAATTAGCACCATTAGTACATCTCAAGTTCCTCAATTGGAGTTTAAAGAGATTACAGATACTGTTTCATCTTTTAGACTTGACTCTATTATAGCTTCTATTGCAAATTCATCTAGAAATATAAGTACAAATTTGATTGAAAGTGGAGATGTTTTAGTTAACTATAATACTGAAAAAAGTAAAAATAAAATAGTTAATATCGGTTCAGTAATTACAATTAGAAAAAAAGGAAAATTTATTTTAGAAAAAAACTTAGGTGAAAACAAAAAAGGAAAATTTAAAATTCTTATAAAACAATATATTTAG
- a CDS encoding aldose 1-epimerase family protein gives MVKIENEKLTVLINKFGAELKSVINKENGIEYIWPGTEGSFKKSAPNLFPFIGNILSGEIDYPLGKNERVTLPMTKHGFARDLEFETLEVTNDTARFQLKPNSYTKERYPYNFSLIVEYILVEDTLHHNYIVKNSDVVEMYYHIGGHTAFYCNYNNDKTFENYYLELKEEECNLYKIDERNNSFLFDIPEKITICEKFNLSKDKFAKDALVFEGMENKQIDIKHLNSSHGVEFKFENLPILTLWTSTDSSEFICLEPWAGITDFTNGSNKVESKKEIQRLNSNEQKKYSQIIRFY, from the coding sequence ATGGTGAAGATAGAGAATGAAAAGTTAACTGTACTAATTAATAAGTTTGGTGCAGAATTGAAAAGTGTTATAAACAAAGAGAATGGAATTGAATATATTTGGCCAGGAACTGAGGGAAGTTTTAAAAAAAGTGCTCCAAATTTATTTCCTTTTATAGGGAATATTTTAAGTGGAGAAATAGATTATCCTTTAGGGAAAAATGAAAGAGTTACTCTTCCAATGACAAAGCATGGATTTGCTAGAGATTTAGAGTTTGAAACTTTAGAAGTAACAAATGATACAGCAAGATTTCAATTAAAACCAAATTCATATACAAAGGAAAGATATCCTTATAATTTCTCTTTAATAGTTGAATACATATTAGTAGAGGATACTTTACATCATAATTATATAGTTAAAAACAGTGATGTAGTTGAGATGTACTATCATATCGGTGGACATACAGCTTTTTATTGTAACTATAATAATGACAAAACTTTTGAGAATTATTATTTAGAATTAAAAGAAGAAGAGTGTAATTTATATAAAATTGATGAAAGAAATAACTCTTTTTTATTTGATATTCCAGAGAAGATAACAATATGTGAGAAGTTTAATTTATCGAAAGATAAATTTGCTAAAGATGCATTAGTATTTGAAGGGATGGAAAATAAACAAATAGATATAAAACATTTAAACTCTTCTCATGGAGTTGAATTTAAATTTGAAAATTTACCAATATTAACTTTATGGACAAGTACAGATTCGAGTGAATTTATTTGTTTAGAACCATGGGCTGGAATAACAGATTTTACAAATGGTTCTAATAAAGTCGAAAGTAAAAAAGAGATTCAGAGATTAAATTCAAATGAACAAAAGAAATATTCACAAATAATAAGATTTTATTAA